The genomic segment CTGGGCGCCGCGGCGCTTTGTCTCGCATCGGCGGGCTCCAGTTGTCGGCAACAGCGCGGAAAGCCCGTGCACACGCGGCTGACGGTGAACGAACAACGACGCTTGGCCGTGCCGCCGGGGCGCATCGACCCGAGGCGACCGGTGGGCATGGTGCGCGTGCGCGTGATCGACGAACACACGGGCCGCCCCGTTGCTGCCAAACTGACTTTCGTGGGACGCCACGGCTCGGCGACGCCTCGCCTTTCGCTTGCCGACTTGCCGGTGCGCCACGGCGACGCTCTCGCTGCCTACAATCGGGTGTTCGCTCCGACGGGCGTCGCCGACGTGCCGATCCCGCACGGCCGCTACGATCTCGCCGTCAATCACGGCCCCGAGTGGACGGAGCTCATCGTGTCGGGGGTGACCGTGAGCGAGAAGGCCATCAGCATCGAGGCACCCCTCAGTCACGTCGCCGACCTGCCGGGCTGGGTCAGCGCGGATCTGCACGTGCACGCTGCGCCCAGTTGGGACTCCGTCGTCCCCCTGGAAGCGCGCGCCGCCCAGTTCATCGCCGACGGCGTGGATGTTCTGGTCGCGACGGATCACAACCTGGCGACCGACTACGGCGCAGCGGTGCATCCCGCCAGCGCGGGGCACAGCCTCAGCGCGATCTCGGGCTCGGAGCTCACCACCGACGACTGGGGACATTTCGGCGTCTTCCCTCTGGAGCCGGATCCAACTTGGGAAGTGCTCGCCGGGCGGCGCGTGCGCGGCAAGACACCGGAGCGACTCATCGCCCAAGTTCGCGCGCGCGCGCCCGAAGCGCTCGTCA from the Polyangiaceae bacterium genome contains:
- a CDS encoding CehA/McbA family metallohydrolase; the encoded protein is MNEQRRLAVPPGRIDPRRPVGMVRVRVIDEHTGRPVAAKLTFVGRHGSATPRLSLADLPVRHGDALAAYNRVFAPTGVADVPIPHGRYDLAVNHGPEWTELIVSGVTVSEKAISIEAPLSHVADLPGWVSADLHVHAAPSWDSVVPLEARAAQFIADGVDVLVATDHNLATDYGAAVHPASAGHSLSAISGSELTTDDWGHFGVFPLEPDPTWEVLAGRRVRGKTPERLIAQVRARAPEALVSVNHPRLGKMGYFTLGSFDGSTAKSRRMGATEDFDAVEILNGYQDANMRFVDVLLRDWFALLGHGRRVTAVGNSDTHHLHGQPGGYPRNYVQIGSESPSGPVLARALRAGRSFFTTGPMLELELRGGGIGDTVRAERGNVAGRVRVRAAPWVDVSRVRIYLGGEVAADWAVKAGAAALRFERQFELAVARDSFLVVRVDGKRPLGPSVAPTRGAAMLPIAISNPVFVDGNGDGQWRPQ